CCTTGTCGCAACGAGCGACGACGACCCCGACGATATGCCCGTCACCGAAGTCCCGCCCGGCGACTACGCCGCCCGGATCTACTACCGCGGACTACGGACCATCTCCTCCGACGGCATGCACGGCAACGACCTTTACCGCGTCGTGCTGTGGCCCGGCGAGCCGCGGCCCGCGCGCGTGGTCAAGCGGTTTCATGGAGAGTTGCCTGGAGGCTGACGGAGTCGAATTCGCCTGTTAAGACGGGTCATCCCGCGCAAGGTCCGCCGCATCAGCGCCAAGGCTGCCGCGCGAGGGTCAACGCCCCGAACCCGTTCAGCACCTGCTTCTCGCAGCCGTCGAGCAAACGGCGTTCACGGTCAGGGCCTGTGGCGAAGACGTTCATCAAACACGAGGACTTTCGAGCCATACACAGCGCCTTCGTCAACTGCTCATGCAGGGCGCCTTCTGGACGGGGGTGTGGAAGGTCCACTCGTCGCCGTCGATGGCGTAGTTGCCGTCCGGGTCGGGGTCGATGCGCCAGGGCAGGTACTTGTCCTGGACGCGCAGGTGCTGGTGCACGTGGACGAGGGTGCGGCCGTCGAGGTAGACCTGCGGGTAGTCGTCGGGGACGAGGTCGTGGTGGGTGGTGCAGAACGCGGCCACGGCTTCGGCGATCTCGGGCCGGAACACCGGGGTCAACGGCTGCCCGGGGCGGGTGCCGATCCGGGCGGGGAACGCGCTCGCCGCTGCGTTGGCGGGGTCACAGGTGACGAGGGTTTCCCCGGGGCGTGGCTCGCGGCGGGTGAGATCGCCCAGCACGGCCAGCTCGTGCGCGATTCGGGCGGCGGTGCGAGTCGGGGTGGACAGGAACCAGCGGCCGAGGTGGCCCAGCGGGTAGCGGCCGCCCTCGTCGGGTGGGATCTCGTGGCGCTGGTGGGCGGCCTCGCCGGTGAAGACGACGAGCAGGTCGTTCTCGAAGCGGGCCAGCGGATACCAGTCCGGGTCGGTCGGGTACACCAGGTTGAGCCACTCGCACAGCGCCTGCGCGACCTCGCGGCGCAGCCGGGGCTGCACCCACAGACCGTGGTGGCGGCGCGGTTCGATGAGGGCGGGGAAGCTGGCCTGGTGAGGCCGGGTACGGGCGGCGGGCACGTGTTCGATCCAGTGCTCGCCGGCGGCGAGGTCGATGTCCCCGGACGAGTCGGCGGTGGTGGTGAGGGTGTTCATCGGGTGTCTCCTTCGGCGGTCGGGCGGGTCCAGCGGTAGGCCACCGGGTCCCAGGTGGCGGTGGTGAGCAGGCGGTGGAGGTCGGGCAGGCCGGGGCCGAGCATCCAGCCGAACTCGGCGCATTCGGCTTCACCGGGCCACCGCCCGGTCCACACGTCCTGGGGGCAGCGGCAGGCCCCGTGGCCGAGGCGCTGCAGCCCGGTGGCCAGACAGCGGGCCACGTCGCAGCCCTCGCGGTGGGCTTGGCCGATTCCGGCGTGACAGTCCGGGCAGCGCTCCTCGAGCGGCGTCTGGTCGGGGTGAGTCATCTCGGCCTCCTTGTGGGTGTCGTGGTGGTTCTTGCAGGAATTCGGCCCACTGAGCTGGTCGGAGTCAGGTGGTGGTCAGCAGCGCGCGGGTGTGCGGGTCGGCCAGCACGGGGTGGGTGCGGCGGCGTTCGTCGTCGGCGAGGAGCACGCGCACGGCGAAGCGGGGCGGTCCGCCGTCGGGGTCGGTCCATCCGTAGAGAGCGGGTAGTCCGGTGAGGGCCTGTGCTGCCGCGTCGGCGGCGGGGTCGCCGTCGTGTAGGCCGAACACCTCGATCTCCAGCTCCACGGTGGTTTCGTGGGCGGTGATGGCATACCGCAGGTGTGGGGGGAGTTGCGCGCGGAGTTCGACGAGCTGAGCGGGTGCCGGTCCCGGCGGCGACGGTAGGGTGAGGTCGGCCAGGATGCGCAGCCCGAGCTGCGCGAGGTCGTGGCGGTGGGTCTCGCCCAGGAGCGGTCCGTAGCGGCGCCGCGTGGTGTCGGCGGCGTCGATCCCGATGTAGCCGCAGATGTCGCGACCGTGCGGGAACACCACCGGGGTCTCGCCCGGTCTGGGCGGGATGTACTCGCCCGCGCGCATCGCCCAGCGCTGGCCCTGCCGCGCTGTCCACACGGTGCCCGTGTCGAAGGCATGGGTGAAGTCGGTGCCGTGACTGGTGGGCCAGGTTCCACCGCCACGGTCGGCCTCGGTGGGTGACCTCGCCGGCCTGGCCGACCTCGGCGGCGTGCAGGAAGGAGTTCACGAGGTCGGTGAACTCGTCCGCGGAGCGGGCCCGCCAGATCCCGTCGACACTCTGGCAGGCGCAGGTGCCGAGGTGGATCGATCGATCCGATCCATTCGGCGTCGGGTCCGCGCCCGAGGTAGAAGTCGTGGGTGGTCGAGCGGCTCATCACACACCTCCGGTGGTGTAGGAAGTCCGGTTGCGCGGCGGCTGGTAAGGGTTCGAGCGGGTCGTGGCCGGGTCGAGTGGCAGGTTCGGCGCGGGACGGGCAGCAAGTTCGGTGTCCTGGTCGCGCTCGGCGGCGCGGTCGAGGAGGTAGGCCGCCACGATGACCGGGCTCCACGGTCCCGGCAGCAGCACCGCCAGCACCGCCCACAAGAGCATTTTCTTCTTGTCTCGCATGGGTTTCCTTCCGTAGTGGTGTCAGGGTTGGTGCCAGAGCACGCGGGCGTAGTCGGCGGGCGGATCGCCGGGTGAGCGGAACACTGGGAGCGCGACCGCTGGCGGTGCGGCGGGGTCGCGTACCCAGGCGGCGAGGTCGGGCGGGCCGCACCGCAGTGGCGGGCACGGGTCGTCGCGGTCGAGGCGGTGCCAGCGGGCGCCACCGCCCGCTGTCATGTGCACGCCGCCGCCGGGGCCGCCGAGGAAGGTGATGATCCAGTCGTTGCAGTGGCTGGTGTCCCAGTCCCACGGCCAGCCGTGGCGAGGCGAGTGACCCACCCCGACGCACTCGATCGGCCACATCATCAGCAATTTCCGCACCGCGTCGCGGTAGCGCGCCAGGCCGGGCGCGGTCAGGACGGCGCGGCCGTGGTCGTCCTTGAGCAGGTTGTCAGGATGGCAGGCGAACTGCAGGGACCCGATCCACTCCGCCCTCGGGCCCGCCCCGAGGTAGAAGTCCGTGCGCGTCACCATTCACTGCTCCCCCGTGCTGTGCCCGGCATCTGCCGGTGGTGTCGGTGGCGGCACGAGTACGGGTCCGCCGAGGGCGAGGGTGAGGCGGCAGCCCGCGGACTCGCGGGCGTGGACGTCCCAGAAGCCCCGGCACAGGGCCTGGCTGCCGGGCGGGTTACCGGTGTCGGGAAGTGTGGCGTGGCAGACGATCCAGCTGTCGCGGTCGAGTGCCTCCCGCACGAGCTGGTCGCGGTAGCCGGGCGGGAGGAACATCAGGTTGCCGGGCCGGAAGATGCAGGTCGCGCACTTGGTGGTCAGCAGGCGCGGGAGGCCGCTGTCGGCGTCGCGGACGTCGCCCTGCCGGGAGGGTGCGTCGCGGGTCATCGCTGCACGCTCCGGGGCGCGCTCGCGAGTTCGGCGCGAAGGTCGGCGAGGAGGCGGCCGTCGCGGGCGCGGCGCCACAGGTACCAGCCGTTGACCGTGGTCGGTGTGGCGAGCCGGGTCGCCAGCGCGGACACGGCGGTCGGGAACACCGGGGCGGGTTCGGTGCCGTGCAGCAGCGCGCCGCCGTGGCCCACGATCGCGGTGTGCCCGTTCCACACCAGCTCCTCGCCGGGCGCGAGCAGTCCGGCGTCGATCAGCTGGTCAAGCCCGTCGGGGTACGGTGGCGCGCCGACCGACGAGGTGAACAGCCGCCGCCCGATCGCGCGCTCGGCCTCGTCGGCGAGGGCCCGCATCCAGGCCACGAGCGTGGCGGCGAGGTGGTGTGGCCAGTGCGCGTCCATCGGGGGCAGCGTCAGCACGCTGTGCCAGCCGTAGGCGGTCGCGGTGAGGATCTCGACCTTGGCCTTGCCGGGGTCGTGGTGGGCGGGCGGGTGCAGCCGCACCGCGACGTCGCCCTGGTGCACGTCGGCGGAGGGCTGGGCGGGCAGCCACACCCCGGCCATCAGGTCGGTGGGGCGCGTGGACCAGGGCCGGCCGAGTCGGACGGTCGTGATGACGAGTGCCCACGCGTCGGTGGGGTTGCGCAGCGGCACCGTGTCCGGGGGTGCGGGCACGAGGGTGACGGCGTCGGGGGGCACGGTCGGGTCGGTCGGGTACGGGTCGGTGGTCATGGCTGGCGTGTCCTTTCCCTTGTGGTTGTGGGGGTTTGGTCCGGCGGCGGGAGGGTTGGTTGCCCCCGCCGCCGGGCGGTGGTTCAGCGTGTGGCGCGCAGGGCGGCGGTGGCGGCCTGTCCGATGGCGCGGGCGGTGGTGGTGGGGTCGGTGAGGGTGTGCACGGTGGCGCCACGCATGGGTTCGTTGAAGGGCGCGTCGGGCGCCAGCCACAGCAGCGCGCATCCGCTGGCGCGCAACCGGTCGAGCATCTTCTGACCCGGTTCCTTGGTGGTCTCTTCGAAGCAACCGTCGGAGACGATCACCAGCAGCCGGGCGGCGTCGGGGCGGGTGAGGTCGAGCGCGCCGTCGAGCGCGCTGATCGCGGTGTCGACGTGGTGCTCGCCGTCGTTGGTGTCGAACTCGGTCACGCGCGGCGCGGTGCTGCCGGGGCGGGTGATGGGGCGCACGTGGTAGCCGAAGATGACGGTGGCGGTGGTAGCGGGCACGGAGGTGTGGCGGGCGGCCTCGGCGAGGATCCACGCGGCGGAGGCCACGGGGCGGGCGAAGGCGCTCATGGACCCGGACACGTCGCAGGCGATCCCGATCCGCAGCGGTGGGGCGGGCACGGTCGCGCGGGTGGTGCGGGTGAACGGTTCGGCGGTGGGGATCGCGCCCGCCGCGCGTTGCGCGTCGGCGGTCATGGCGCCGCGCATGCGCAACCGTCCCGGCGGTAGGGCGGAGCGGGTTTTGGTGGGGGTGCGGTCGCGGGCTCCGGCGGTGGTCAGCGCGCGGGCGAGGTGCCGCGCGGCGGTGCGTTCGGACGCGGTGGGCGGCCGGGTGCCCCGGATGGTGGTGCCGGAGGTGGGGGGTGCGCCGGGGCCGTCGAACACGGCGCGCGCGTCGCGTTGGGCCTGATGGTGGGCGGCGTCCTCCCGCGCGGCGGCCTCCAGCGCCTCGGTGGTGGGGTCAGTGGGTGCGGGCTCGGCGGCCACGGCGTGGTCGATGGCCGCCACCGCGTCGGCGAGCGCTGTCGCCAGCGGCGACGGGGTGCCGCTGGTGCCGCCCTGCGCCGGTGCCGTGTTGCCGGGTTCGGGGGGTGGTTCATTTTGGTCGGTACCCAGGGCTTCGCACCAGCGGCGGCCGAGGTCGATCATCGTGTCGGTGTCGTCGTCGGCGGTGCGGTGGGCCTCGCGCCAGATCTCGCGCAGCGTGTCCAGGGTGCCGGCGTCGAGGATCCGGGTGATTTCGCGGCGCACGGTGGCGGTTTCGCGGCTGTTGAGGACTCCCCCGTCCACCCGGGCCAGCAGCAGCGCGGCGCAGCGTGCGGCGTCGGCGGTCGTCATCTGCGGCGCGGTCGCGGGGTCGTCGAGGTCGACCTTGAGATCGGCGAGTAGGAGGTTGGTGGCGCTGGCGCGCAACCAGTACCGGTCGCCCGGGCGGCGGCGCACCTGTGCCGCTTCGATGCGGGACTCCTCCAAGAGTTCCGCCGCCGCTGCCGCGCCGGGTGGCGCGTCGTCCGGGGCGCGCCACACCGAGTGTTTGGCGTGCGCGCATTCGTGGGTCAGCAGGCCCCACGCGGTGCGGTACCGCTTGCGGTCCCCGACCCGGTGCGGGGCGACGGTGGCGGGGTCGACACCGTCGTCGACGTGGACACCGTCGACCTCGATCGTGGCCGGGTCGTAGAAGAAGCACGCGGGGGCGCCGTGGCCCGCTCCGGGCGCGACGGTGACCACGATGTCGTCGCGGTCGGCGATCACGGGGACCTCGTCGCCGAACGCGGCGGACAGGGTCAGCCACCCGGGCGCGGCCGGGAACACGGCGGTCGGCGTGGCGGTGGCGGTGGCGACGTGGGTGCTCATGGCCTGTCCTTTCCGGACTGTCCGTTAGAACTGCGGGCCCAGTGACAGCGGGGCGACGTGGGGGCCGAACACGTTGCGCACCACGTCGGCGACCACGTCGCGGTCTTCCTCCGGTGCGATGCCGAGCAGGTTGCCAGCGGCGGCGGCGGTGCCGAGCACGTCGGCGATCCGGGTGAACGCGATCAGCTCACGCAGCTGCGGCGCCCACCCGATTTCGCCCTTGTGCTGCCGTGCGGCCAGGTTCCGCGCGACCCGCACCGCCTTCGGTTCGATCCCCAGCTGGGTGGCGAGGTCGTAGTCGGTGGACACGTGGATCTGCGCGGCGAACCGCGACGAGAGCGCGTCGGTGAGGACCGCGCCGTGCACGCCGGGGTTGTGCCCGGCCACGACATAGAACCCGGGCGCGGCGTCGACCACCTCGTTGCGGTGGGATTTGATGATGATCTGGCGGCGCCCGTCCATCGCGGGGTACACCACGGCCAGCACGGTCGGCGGGATGAGGGTGGCATCGTCGATGAACAGCGCCCGCCCCTCACGCATCGCGGTCACCAGCGGGCCGTAGGCGAACTCGTAGCGCCCCTCCGGGGTTTGCGTGTAGGAGCCCACGAAATCGTCGGTGACGGTGTCACTGTCGCCCTGCACCGTGATCAGATCGTCGAACGCGGCCTCCACCACCGACGTTTTCCCGGTCCCGGGTGGGCCGTACATGAGCGCGGACACCCCAGCGGCGCGCAACCGCCGCAGCGCGGTGACATCGGACAGTCCGGACAGCTTGCGCGGGTGGTACATCTGCCCGTTCGGGCGCCGGACCGGGGTGGTCACCATCGCGGCCGGACCGGGTGGCGCCGACACGGTGGCCGCCGTGGTGGCGCGCGGGGTGATGGTGACGGCTTTCGCGGCGGCGGCGGTTTTCCCGGTCGCGCGGTAGGTGACCGGGTTCATGCCGACCTGCTCGGCTTCCCCGCGCGCGGCCAACGTCGCCAGCGCGTTGCCCACCGCGCCCGATGACCGTTTCAGGGCCTGCGCAATCGTGGACGGGGTGAACGCGGCGGTAGGGTTGTGGGCGAGGTGTTCGGCCACCATGCGGCGCAATTCGCCGTTGCGCAGCCGGGTTGCCGCGCCGGGGGCGGTGGGTGTGTCGCCCCGGTCGGACGTTGTGGCGGGCGTGCTCATCGGGTGTCCCTTTCAGACGGTCGCGGTCACGGACTAGAGGTTTTCGCCCCATTCGGCGTGCCGCCGATGGAAGTTGAGGTCGGCGCCGCTGCCGCACGGACACGGCGCGAACGCGTCGCGGTCCCACTGCTGGCGGGTGACGGTCAGCGGTCGCGAGCAGCCGCCGCATTCCACGGTTCCCGTGTCGGGCCCGCCGGGGGTGGCGGCGGTGGTGGACAGCCATTCGACGGCGTCGAATTCGCTGGCCGCGTGGTAGTGCGTGCCGTCGGCGGCCACGATGCGCCAGTGCTCACCGCGCACCCGGTCGGCCGGGTAGTAGGTTCCGGCGAGCGTTCCGTCGGGGCGGGTGACCGCGCCGTACAACGTTTGTTGCGCGTCGGCGGGGTCGATGACCACGCACACGACCGCGCAGCCATTTGCGGTGAAGTGGTCGACAGTGATCTCGGGCAGCGGCGCGGGGGCGGCCATCGGGTCGATGGGGTGCACCGCCGGGGTTCGCGGGCTGGTGGTGTCGCGGTTCACGGCGTGGCCCCTTTCCGGTGTCGGGCGCGGGCGGGCGGTTCAGCTGTAGGCGAATTCGGTGTCGTCGTGGTGCGCGTCGGTGGCGGCTGCGGCGGCGTCGTGGCTGGCGTGTTCTTCGGTCCATCCGCAGTAGCAAAACGCGGTGGCGGTTCCGTCGGCGTGGGTCGTGACATCGGTGTAGCACATAACGGTCCCCATTCGTGAATTCGCTGGTTCCGGTTTTCCGGGATTCCCGGTGACAGAACAAACGTAACTCGATCCCGGGTGGCTGCGCAATAGGTTTCCCGCGTCAATTTCGGCGAATTTCGGTGATTCTGATAGGGCGCCAGCGTCGGTTTCCTGCAGGCATTTGCGCAGGCCAGAGCGGTTCGAGTCGCGATTGAATAGGGAACGGAAAGCCGGCCGCAAACAAAGAAACCGCGGGCAAGAATTGTCCAGAGGAAATATGTGAGCAAGTAAGTGACGGATGGGGTGAGCGGAGTGCAGTTGTCCACAGCCGACAACAAGGGTGTCCACGGGCGACACCGCCGCCGGGCCTGATGTGCTTACCCGCTTGGTGTCAAGCGAGTCTGGGATACCGGTGGATCCCCTGTCACCCGTGGTGACCTGCGACAAGGCTTGACACGAGGGGATCCGGCTTAGCCGGATACCGGAGGGCGAGGCGGATCGGCCGGGCCGACGGCCCCCCGGTTGGCCGTCACGCTCGGCATCGCCTCGCCCTGCGACTTTGGCACCGAGTGGTCGCGTGCGGGCGTGGCCACCACTGCGACAGGGACAACGAGACAGGTACGCACGGCACTCGACGCGAAGCAGTGATAGAATTGCCGCGGAATGCAGGGGCGCGCTCACAGAGTTCTTCTTTTTCGAGGTCGGCGATGCTATTACCGCGGTCGACGCTAGCATCCAAACGGGCGTGATCGGGGCGGGAAATCGAGGCATTTCGCGGCTCCGCACAAATGCCTTTGACTCTGGCGAGTGGCGGTGTGGTTCATTCATTCGCCGGGGCGCGAGACGGGCCGTCGAGGGGGATTCCGGTGTGGCGGGCGCGGAGTCGCTGGGCGAGGTCGATGGTGTCCGGGGTGGGTTCGTTGTCGATTTCGGCGAGGCGGATGCGCAGGAGCGTGAGAGTGCGGGAGATGGCGTCGTGCCGGCCGAGTTTGTGTTGCAGGCGCATGATGTCGCGGTAGAGCAACTCGTTGTGCGGATCGAAGGCGCGCGCGGTTTCCAGCAGATCCAGGGTGTAGTCGGGGTCGGTGTCCACGCGGGCGCGGGCGAGCGCGGCCACGGCGTCGAGGGCGTTGCGGCGGGTCGCTTCCCGTGCGGCGGCAAGCCATTCGGCTGTCAGGCCCTCGGCCAGGAAGCCGCCGTAGTGCGCGACGATGGCCTCGTAGGCGTGGATGCGCTGCTCAGGGGTGGTGGCGGTGCGGCGCCGGGTGACCGCGTCGGCGAAGGCCCAGTAGTCCACCTGCACGATGGCCGGGTCGAGCCGGTAGTGGCCGTGCTCGGCCAGCACCAGCTCGCCGACGGCGCCGTGGGTGGCGGTGTCGAGGGCGCGGCGGATCCGGGACAGGATGGTGCGCAGCACGCTGGCGGGGTTGCGGGGCGGTCGATGGGACCACAGGGCGTCGATGATGGCCTCCCGCGACGCGCCGCCGGGGTGCACGGCCAGAAACACCAGCAGTTCCGTGAGCCGGCTGCTCAGTTCCGCGGACAGGTCCTGCAAATGTGTGGGCTCGGGCCGCCAGCGCAGGGTCGGGATGCCGAACACGGTCAGCATCAGCGCTGCCGTCACGTTCTCCGGGTGGGCGGCCGCGGCCGGCGGGGGCTCAGGAGCTCCCTCCTCTGGTGGCGGCTGTGCTGGTGGTTCGGCGGTGATTTCCAGGTGATCGGAATCGTGGTTGAGGCTGCTGTCCTCCGGTGGTGCTTGGGCGGTGCGCAGGAAGGTCAGCAGGTCGCGGGTGGCGGTCTCGGGCAGGGTGAAGGCCCTGGTACCGCGCAGGGGTTCGCCGAGGCCGGGGTCGGTGGCGGAGATGACGCCCACGGCGGTGACGTAGGCGGTCACGCCAGGGCGCCATTGGCCGAGCAGCAGCGCGGTCAGCCGGTGCTGAGCGTGGTCGTCGAGCAGGCGCTGCAGCCGCTCCTGCCGCCCCGGCTCGGTCGGCGGCGTGGCAACGAGGGTGCACCCGCGCGGCGTGTTGTCGGATTCCAGGGCGGCCAGGGCCGTGTCCAGGTCGGATACGACGGTGACCGTGTCCGGCAGGTCCGCGGGAGGCACCGGGACGCCGAGCAGCCGGTTGAGGTCGGCGGCGGGCACGAGCACCGCCGGCGCGGGACCGTCGTCGCGTCGGGCGGTGAGGAGGGTGAGCAGCAAGGCACGAGCTGCGGCGTAGGCGCCGGATCCGACGAGTCCGAGCCCGTGAACGCGGGCCAGATCGAGGGCAACCTGGGTCCCCTCTCCCTGCAAGGGAACGTCGAGGCCGATGTCGACCACCGACGGCGAGTCCACCGGCCCGGCGCCGCTCACCACCCGCACCCCGCGGTCGGTTGGAGCCGCCGGTTCGGCGGGTTCGGTGTCCAGTTCGGTGTCCTCGGCTTGCTGGGCGCGCAGGTGAGCCAGGCGCAGCTGATAGACCACGGGCGCGACGGGCAGTTGGTCGCGGCGGCCGCTGCCGGGCCTGTAGCGCGCGTTGTGGCGGCGGCGCGCAAGCACCAGCAGCGCGCTGACCGCCGCGGCCAAGCCCAGGCTGACGAAGATCTCGCCACTGCCCCACGTCGCGTCGTCGGCCGGCTTGCCCGGACTCCCGGAGTCGACGTTGGGCGTGGTGCGCGGGACGGGACTCGCGAGTGGAGTCGGCGGCGCTGGTGTGCTGGCGGCGCTTTCCGACGGAGCGGGCGGATTGCTCTGGGGCAGGCGGAGGAGGTCGCCGGGGTGGATGAGGTTGGGGTTGGCCAGGAGCCGCCCGCCGGGCTGGGTACTGCCCTGGTTGAGGCTCCAGATCTCCGGCCACCTGTTCCCGTCGCCCAGGCAGCGTTGCGCGATCCGCCACAGCGAGTCGTGGACCCCGGCCTCGGGTGCCCTAACTCGCTCCGTCACGGGCTCGGGCACTGGCTGATGGGCGGCCGCAGCGACGACCGGCGTGTGCCCGGCGGGCGTGGGTGCGGCAGTGGCGGTGCGGCCGAGGACCGCGATCAGCAGCGCGCCGACGAGCACGGCGGCGACGCGCCGCACGGGCCCGCTCTGTATCCGCAGGTCCGGCCACCGTGCGCCGCGGGCGATGTCGAGGGTGCAGGAAGCGACGTCGAGGACGAACATCAGCCACAGCAACCAGGCCAGGCAGGCGATCGCATCGAGCAGGAACTTGCTCGTCATCGGCGCCATCAACACGCTGCCGATCTCGTCCAGGCTCGGCAGGTGGTCCGGCAGCGGCCATCCCACGCCGTGGATCAGCGCCCACGGAAGCCCGGCCACCAGCGCGGCCAGCAGCACCGCGGCGAGCAGCCCACGCACCGCCCGGCCCAGCAGCCGCGCGATCCCGATGCCGCCGACCGGCGTGTTCATCAGGTGCTCGCCGCGCCGACCGCGACCGCTGTGGAGTCCGGCGCGGCCGGTGTCACCGTGCGCGCGGCCACTGTGCTGGTGGGTTGCTGGGGTTCCTTGCCGCTGGCGGGTTTCTGCTTCGCAGCGGGGCGTTTCCGTTTGCCGCCGCGGTGGGGTTTGGCCGCGTGGTCGCGCCAGCGCGCCAGGTCGGCGACGGGGATGTCGGTGACCTGGGACAACTCGGCCACGTCGATGACGTCGCCGGCCGCGGTGAGCGTGTCGCCGAGTTCGCGTTCGAGCTCGGCGAGTTGGCCGGCGAGTTCGGCGTGCCGACGGGCGAGCTGGCCGACGGTGGTCGCGGCGTGCGCGCGACGGACACTGCGCGCGGAATCAGTTTCCCGGAGGCGGCGGGTGATTTCGTCTTCGGACGTGACCATGCGGCTTTCCTTCCTTGTCGGTGCCGGGTTTCAGGGCTCGATACCGGTGACTCCGCGCTGGGGGTGTGCGGCGCCGCGGCCGTGGGTGTGGATGTCGGTGATGCCGATCAGCGAGAGCAGTTGGGGCCGATAGGTGTCGGTGACCTCGACCGTGACCGTGTCCCCGGCCACCTGGACCGTGCCGGTCGCGCCGACACCGGCCAGGTACCGCTGCGCCAGGTCACGCGCTCGCGCGGGGTCGAGCCGGGGGGTGCCGTCGGCGCGGTAGGCGGCGAGGTCGAGGGCTTGCGCGCCGGCCCGCGCCGCGGACTCAGCGTGACCGCCCACGCGGACCTTGCTCGCCAGCGCGAGCCCGCCGTCCAGACTCAGACCGGCCAGGGCAAGCAGCCCGATCAGCAGCGCGAGCACGAAGGCGGTCACTCGCCCGTGCTCGGCACGCCACCAGAAACTTGGGCCGGTCATGGCGTCGCTCCGGCAGCGGGTTGTGATCGGTAGGTGTCGACGACCTCGCTGGCGCTCGATTCGAGGGTTTTCCCGCCGGGCACGCCCAGCAGCAGCGCCTGCCCGAAGTCCACGGTGCACCGAACGTGGACGGTGACCGCCTCGCCCGGGGTCAGGGCTCCGGACAGAGTGGTGGCGACGTCGCGGCAGACCAGGCCGGCCTGGGCGAGTGCGGCGCTGGCGGTGTCGCGGGCGGCGGTGGTGGCGGCCGTGGTGCTGCGTTGCAGGGTGGCTGCGCGGGCGGCTTGGTGGGCGGCGTCGTCGAGGCGCAGCCGGGCGTCGACGCCGCGGTGCACAACCACGGCCACGAACACCAGCAGCATGACCAGTACCGGCGCGACCAGCACGGCCTCGGCTGTCACCGAGCCGCGTTCGGCCGCCCACCAGCGCCGCCACGTGATCGCGGAGGCTGAACTCGGTCGGGTCAATGGGTTTCCTCCCCTCACGAGCCTCGGGCTGCGGTGAGGTCGGGCAGGAAGCGTTCGACCTCACCGTAGGCTTCGGCGTGCACGTGCAGATGCACGCCGGGCAGCACCGCCGCGGCCTGGCCGCGGATGCTCACCGACACCGTGGCCGCGCTGCGGGAGACCGCGAGTTGCGGCTCACGTAGGGGCCCGGCGGCGAGGTCGTCGAGCAGGCGCTGCCCGGCGGCCTGGCCGGCGCCGGCGGTGCCGTTCTGGGTGCGCGCGGCGGCCAGGGCTTGGGACGCGGCGGCCTGGGCGACGTGGGTGGCGTGGGACCACAGGGCGAACTGGACGATCGCCAGCAGTGCCAGCAACAGCAGCGGGGTGGCCAGCACCAGCTCGACCGTGACCTCACCCCGGTCTCCGCGCATCGCCCGCCGAACCCTCCCGGCCGGCATGCTCAGCTGCCGAGGCCGAGATCGATCGAGTTCGCCTTCTGCGTCAGTTTCGCCACGATGATGGCGATGATCGCGATCGCGGCGATCGCCATCAGGGCGGTGACGATGACCGTGGTGGTGATCTCGCCGCGTTCCGGTTCGCCCCGCAGCAGCGCGAGCCGCGCGGCCATCAGCTCCCAGACGATGCGGATGTGGTTCACCATCGTGTGCCTTCTTTCCTTTGCAGAGTTCACAGTCCATTGAGGACTTGAATGACGGCGGGGTAGGCGATGAATCCGAGGAAGCCGAGAAACAGCAGCGCCACCGGCATGGCCATGCGTTCGGTGGCGGCTTGGGCATCAGCTTCGGCGTCAGTGACCTGGTGGGTGCGAAGTGCTTGGGCTTTCGCGGCCAGGGACGCGCGGACGCGGGCTCCTTCGGTGCCGGCCAGGGAGATCGAGGCGGCCAGTTCGGACAGTTCGGTGATGTCGAGTTCCTCGCCGAGCCGGCGCAGGGTCGCCCAGGGGGTGGTGCGGGTCAGCTGGGCGGCGTTCAGGGCGCGGCGGATCTGGTCGAACGCCGGGCCGCGCCCGACGGCAGCGGCGTCGCCGAGGGCGGACTCGATCCCGGCGCCGCCGGCGAGGGTGATCCACACCAGGTCGAGGAAGGCGGACAGGGCGTCGCGGAATTCGCGCCGCAGCCGCGTGGCCTTGGTCCGCACGTCGAGGTTGGGCATGAGGAACCCGAGCGCGGCGAGCACGAGCCCAGCCAGCAACGG
The window above is part of the Amycolatopsis thermoflava N1165 genome. Proteins encoded here:
- a CDS encoding VWA domain-containing protein, whose protein sequence is MSTHVATATATPTAVFPAAPGWLTLSAAFGDEVPVIADRDDIVVTVAPGAGHGAPACFFYDPATIEVDGVHVDDGVDPATVAPHRVGDRKRYRTAWGLLTHECAHAKHSVWRAPDDAPPGAAAAAELLEESRIEAAQVRRRPGDRYWLRASATNLLLADLKVDLDDPATAPQMTTADAARCAALLLARVDGGVLNSRETATVRREITRILDAGTLDTLREIWREAHRTADDDTDTMIDLGRRWCEALGTDQNEPPPEPGNTAPAQGGTSGTPSPLATALADAVAAIDHAVAAEPAPTDPTTEALEAAAREDAAHHQAQRDARAVFDGPGAPPTSGTTIRGTRPPTASERTAARHLARALTTAGARDRTPTKTRSALPPGRLRMRGAMTADAQRAAGAIPTAEPFTRTTRATVPAPPLRIGIACDVSGSMSAFARPVASAAWILAEAARHTSVPATTATVIFGYHVRPITRPGSTAPRVTEFDTNDGEHHVDTAISALDGALDLTRPDAARLLVIVSDGCFEETTKEPGQKMLDRLRASGCALLWLAPDAPFNEPMRGATVHTLTDPTTTARAIGQAATAALRATR
- a CDS encoding AAA family ATPase, whose product is MSTPATTSDRGDTPTAPGAATRLRNGELRRMVAEHLAHNPTAAFTPSTIAQALKRSSGAVGNALATLAARGEAEQVGMNPVTYRATGKTAAAAKAVTITPRATTAATVSAPPGPAAMVTTPVRRPNGQMYHPRKLSGLSDVTALRRLRAAGVSALMYGPPGTGKTSVVEAAFDDLITVQGDSDTVTDDFVGSYTQTPEGRYEFAYGPLVTAMREGRALFIDDATLIPPTVLAVVYPAMDGRRQIIIKSHRNEVVDAAPGFYVVAGHNPGVHGAVLTDALSSRFAAQIHVSTDYDLATQLGIEPKAVRVARNLAARQHKGEIGWAPQLRELIAFTRIADVLGTAAAAGNLLGIAPEEDRDVVADVVRNVFGPHVAPLSLGPQF
- a CDS encoding BTAD domain-containing putative transcriptional regulator, coding for MNTPVGGIGIARLLGRAVRGLLAAVLLAALVAGLPWALIHGVGWPLPDHLPSLDEIGSVLMAPMTSKFLLDAIACLAWLLWLMFVLDVASCTLDIARGARWPDLRIQSGPVRRVAAVLVGALLIAVLGRTATAAPTPAGHTPVVAAAAHQPVPEPVTERVRAPEAGVHDSLWRIAQRCLGDGNRWPEIWSLNQGSTQPGGRLLANPNLIHPGDLLRLPQSNPPAPSESAASTPAPPTPLASPVPRTTPNVDSGSPGKPADDATWGSGEIFVSLGLAAAVSALLVLARRRHNARYRPGSGRRDQLPVAPVVYQLRLAHLRAQQAEDTELDTEPAEPAAPTDRGVRVVSGAGPVDSPSVVDIGLDVPLQGEGTQVALDLARVHGLGLVGSGAYAAARALLLTLLTARRDDGPAPAVLVPAADLNRLLGVPVPPADLPDTVTVVSDLDTALAALESDNTPRGCTLVATPPTEPGRQERLQRLLDDHAQHRLTALLLGQWRPGVTAYVTAVGVISATDPGLGEPLRGTRAFTLPETATRDLLTFLRTAQAPPEDSSLNHDSDHLEITAEPPAQPPPEEGAPEPPPAAAAHPENVTAALMLTVFGIPTLRWRPEPTHLQDLSAELSSRLTELLVFLAVHPGGASREAIIDALWSHRPPRNPASVLRTILSRIRRALDTATHGAVGELVLAEHGHYRLDPAIVQVDYWAFADAVTRRRTATTPEQRIHAYEAIVAHYGGFLAEGLTAEWLAAAREATRRNALDAVAALARARVDTDPDYTLDLLETARAFDPHNELLYRDIMRLQHKLGRHDAISRTLTLLRIRLAEIDNEPTPDTIDLAQRLRARHTGIPLDGPSRAPANE
- a CDS encoding pilus assembly protein TadG-related protein, with translation MTGPSFWWRAEHGRVTAFVLALLIGLLALAGLSLDGGLALASKVRVGGHAESAARAGAQALDLAAYRADGTPRLDPARARDLAQRYLAGVGATGTVQVAGDTVTVEVTDTYRPQLLSLIGITDIHTHGRGAAHPQRGVTGIEP